In one Rutidosis leptorrhynchoides isolate AG116_Rl617_1_P2 chromosome 8, CSIRO_AGI_Rlap_v1, whole genome shotgun sequence genomic region, the following are encoded:
- the LOC139863736 gene encoding sphingoid long-chain bases kinase 2, mitochondrial-like, producing MNSDLHGTYRGTNDPVDAIERLVKGSRSRIDIGVITKEGGDLHYFINVADIHLSAKAGYHASRYKRFGKLCYVIGALQAFFGHHNQDLKIRVNDGEWEVYSKVTALCIGNGQFFGGGMRITPNAHPSSGNFEVVTLQDFKWYDFILKLHRLYSGTHLSVDNVLSRSCFFSLIWFHNM from the exons ATGAATTCAGATTTACATGGTACATATAGAGG GACAAATGATCCTGTTGACGCCATTGAACGCTTAGTTAAAG GGTCTAGGTCACGGATTGATATTGGGGTAATCACTAAAGAAGGTGGAGATTTGCACTACTTCATAAATGTTGCAGATATTCATCT GAGTGCAAAAGCAGGTTATCATGCATCTAGATACAAAAGATTTGGGAAGTTGTGCTATGTTATTGGTGCTCTGCAAGCCTTTTTTGGGCATCACAACCAGGATCTAAAGATCAGA GTTAACGACGGGGAGTGGGAAGTATATTCCAAAGTAACAGCTCTCTGCATTGGGAATGGACAATTCTTTGGTGGTGGAATGAGGATAACTCCTAATGCCCACCCTTCAAGTGGAAACTTCGAG GTGGTGACCCTTCAGGATTTTAAATGGTACGACTTCATTCTGAAACTACATAGGCTGTACAGCGGAACTCATTTGTCGGTGGATAATGTCTTGTCAAGAAG TTGCTTCTTTTCATTAATATGGTTCCACAAT aTGTAA